A genomic region of Bernardetia sp. ABR2-2B contains the following coding sequences:
- a CDS encoding helix-turn-helix transcriptional regulator translates to MELKDRFKAARKHFDESQASIAKKVKIDRFGRGAVSAIESGQSISPNAYYVKLLERKGVNSDWLLHGEGEMMKKDNNKIPSDYEKLQSENSYLKEKMKEMEQRFEKRFEEQRVKFLEMIHDISGKQSEHKNAAVPNARQNNSFALGLSYVPASI, encoded by the coding sequence ATGGAATTAAAAGACAGATTTAAAGCAGCAAGAAAGCATTTTGACGAAAGTCAAGCAAGTATTGCAAAAAAAGTAAAAATTGACAGATTTGGTAGAGGAGCTGTATCAGCAATAGAAAGTGGGCAATCTATCTCTCCCAATGCATATTATGTAAAGTTACTTGAAAGGAAAGGAGTGAACTCTGACTGGCTTTTGCATGGAGAAGGAGAAATGATGAAAAAGGACAATAATAAAATCCCATCTGATTATGAAAAACTCCAAAGTGAGAACTCTTATTTAAAAGAGAAAATGAAAGAAATGGAACAGCGATTTGAAAAAAGGTTTGAAGAGCAAAGAGTAAAGTTTTTAGAAATGATTCATGACATTTCGGGAAAGCAATCGGAGCATAAGAATGCAGCCGTCCCAAACGCAAGACAAAATAATAGTTTTGCTTTGGGGCTGTCTTATGTTCCTGCATCTATATAA
- a CDS encoding tyrosine-type recombinase/integrase: protein MNVVFSLRKDQKSKNGLAVIYWYISHNGMRSKKASSGIRVYEHLWQKKYASGQNSKPINDGLDNLRADLTDLFNQYKSTISHIQEIADFYLKKESPQISMLDLYDKLVEKRSVGVARGTITIYNNFKKNWLKPYLKSIGNLNMEARHFNYKHLEQLKNFMLDSGKIKSTEYLEKSLARVKAAVKLGYSMELLEKDAVAQYSLNIKHKKREYVYLDIEELKRFAELTFSEREKHLELARDLFLVQCYTSLSYGELKDFNVKKNHIETDDWEWILQKRGKTNGIHYIPLLPEALELLKKLEYNTTPTANHTYNQNIRICMYRARIDKYMRSHFGKHTAGAFFLNSGIDINVVQKVLGHSSIKTTEKVYAKMIHTWGVKNEFDRVFRNK from the coding sequence ATGAATGTTGTTTTTTCCCTCCGAAAAGACCAAAAAAGTAAGAATGGATTAGCTGTTATCTACTGGTACATTTCACACAACGGTATGCGTTCAAAGAAAGCAAGTAGTGGAATACGAGTATATGAGCATCTTTGGCAAAAAAAGTATGCTTCTGGACAAAATTCAAAGCCTATCAATGATGGATTAGATAATTTGAGAGCAGACCTTACAGATTTATTCAATCAATACAAATCTACAATTTCACATATACAAGAGATAGCAGATTTTTATTTAAAAAAAGAAAGTCCACAAATATCAATGCTTGATTTGTATGACAAACTGGTAGAAAAACGAAGTGTTGGAGTTGCGAGAGGAACAATAACTATTTATAACAATTTTAAGAAAAACTGGCTCAAACCTTACTTAAAAAGTATTGGTAACTTAAATATGGAAGCAAGGCATTTTAATTACAAGCACTTGGAGCAACTCAAAAACTTTATGCTTGATAGTGGAAAAATCAAATCTACTGAATACTTAGAAAAGTCTTTAGCTAGAGTGAAAGCAGCCGTAAAACTAGGTTATTCTATGGAATTACTAGAAAAAGATGCAGTAGCTCAATATTCTCTGAATATAAAACACAAAAAAAGAGAATACGTTTATCTTGATATTGAAGAGTTAAAACGATTTGCAGAACTAACCTTTTCTGAAAGAGAAAAGCATTTAGAATTAGCTAGAGATTTATTTCTAGTACAATGTTATACCTCTTTGAGCTATGGAGAGCTAAAAGACTTTAATGTAAAGAAAAACCATATTGAAACTGACGACTGGGAGTGGATTTTACAAAAACGAGGTAAGACTAATGGAATACATTATATTCCTTTGCTTCCAGAAGCTCTTGAACTCTTGAAAAAGCTAGAGTACAACACAACACCTACGGCAAATCACACCTATAATCAAAATATCCGTATTTGTATGTATAGGGCAAGAATTGATAAATACATGCGTTCACACTTTGGAAAGCATACAGCAGGAGCATTTTTCCTAAATAGTGGTATTGATATAAATGTTGTACAAAAAGTTCTAGGTCATAGTAGCATCAAGACAACCGAAAAGGTTTATGCTAAAATGATACATACTTGGGGTGTTAAAAATGAATTTGATAGAGTGTTCCGTAATAAGTAA